Genomic DNA from Amycolatopsis alba DSM 44262:
GGCGTCTCCTCGGTGTTTGGTGGTGAACCCGCGACCGCGATCGACGTCGGCAGGGCGCGGCCCGGTCAGCTACGTCACGGTGGCGGCCGAGGCGGGTTCGGGGGTCGGGGTTTCAGCGGCCGAGCGGTCCGGCGGCGTGCCGCCAGGCGGCGACGGCGAGAGCGTCGAGGTCGAGGCCGGTGGTCCCGGCGTCACGAAGCACGACCAGTACGTCGTCGGCGGCGATGGCGACGGTGCGCAGACGCAGTCCGGGCAGTTCGGGGGGCTGTCCGGGTAACGTCAGGAGTTGTTGGTAGGAAAGGGTTTTCGCATCCGGAACGACGGGCGCCGGGTGGACGGTGACGGTCGACAACGCGGTACCGGTCGCGTCGTCGACCGTCACCTTCGAGCACCGTCCGGCCTGCGCGGTCCACGCCGCCAGATCGGGCGGGTTCGTCCTGCGTGCGACCAGTTCGGAGACCTGGCCGCCGGGCACCGCGGACTGGAAACCCCGACCGGCGGCGCCGGTGCCGACCAGCCTGCCGCGGACGACGTCCTCGCAGCCACCGACGTCGACCCGGCTCTCTTCCCGGTCTGTTGTGGACAGTGCCGCGGTCAGATCGAAATCTTCGCGCGCGGACGCGTGCGGGACGGTCTCCGGAGGGAGCAGAGCAGCGGGCGGAACGGCGGGAGAACGCGGCGTCGCGGCCGCCTGAATCGATTCTCCCGGCACGCCGGAAATGGTGGCCACCGCGGCGGCGGAGATGACGAGAGCACGAATTCGGGCAGTCATGAATAGCCCTTTCGGAAGGGTCCTGAGGGGGTCACGGTCCCTTCGGTGGGACGCAGGCGCCGGGGTTGCGTCAGGGGACGCCGAACCGGGGCGGCACGACGAAGGCTACGACGGGAAATCGAATACCGGAAGGTGTCAAGAGAACGTCAATATCCTTCGTGTACTGGGCGTGAGCTGCGACTTTCGAGCTTTTCGCTGGTGTGCGAGCCAGTTTGGTACTCCCGTGCCACAGTCGCTCACTGTGCGTGAGCGACGGGTCACCCTGCCGGGGGAGGCCGGTGCATTTCTTGTTTCCCTGGCATTCACATTGTCCTCCCGGATCGTGGACAGGACAATTGCCTGGAGGGGGCTCTTCCGCTTAACGTGTCGGCTCTCCGGATTTCCTTTGCGGGTAATCGCCGTCACATTTTCGAATTCGATCGAACGACCGGGACAAAGGATTACGTATGCGCAATACTTCGAGGCGGCCGCGGGCTGTCGCGGTGCTGGCGGCCGTGACCTGCTTGCTGCCGACCGTCGCCGTCGCCCCGGCCCGTGCCGAGAGCGGTGTCCCGGACGCCCGCGCCGACGACGGCTCACACGTCGTCGCCCAGACCACTGTGGACGGTGATCCGCGGATGCTGGATCTCACCGTGCGCTCGGTCGGCGTCGGCGGCTACGCGATGGTGCGGCTGATCCTGCCGTCTCGGTGGGACGCCGAACCGGACCGGAAATGGCCTGCGGTGTACCTGCTCGCCGGGGAGACGCGGCTGCAGGACTATCGCGGCTGGACCGCGAACACCGACATCCGGAAACTCGCCGACGACTCCGGCGCTTTGGTGGTGATGCCGGGGTCCGGTTCCGCGGGCTTCTTTTCCGACTGGTGGAATTACGGCAAGAGCGTCGTCCTGAATCACTGGGAGACGTTCACCGCCGTCGAGATCCCGCAGCTGATCGATCGCGGCTATCGCGGGGACGGGCGGCGGGTGGCGGCGGGGCTCTCGCTCGGCGGCTACGGCGCGGTGGAACTGGCTGCCCGGAGGCCCGGCGTGTTCCGGTTCGCCGGATCGTTCAGCGGCAACCTCAATCCGACCGGTCCGTACGGCGAGCTGCTGACCAGCGCGATCGTCGCCTCGGCCCGGCAGGATCCCGAGGCGCTCTGGGGTGACCGGCGGCGCGAGGCGTCCCGCTGGGACGCGCACGATCCGCTGGTGAACGCCGACCGCCTGCGCGGCACCGAGCTGTACCTGTCGACGGGCAACGGCCTGCCGGGCCCGTTCGACGGGAAGCTCCCGATCGACGTCCTCCCCGGCGCGATGCTGCTCGAATTCCTGTGCTCCGGCCAGACCACCGCGATGGCGGACCGGCTGAACCGGCTCGGTGTCCCGGTCACGACGGACTTCTACGGGCCGGGGACGCACCACTGGGCGTACTGGCAGGACCAGCTGCACAAGACCTGGCCGCGGATGCTGAACGCGCTCGCCGCGCCGGTGAAGACAGGGGAGGCGTCGTGACCCGTCCATCCTTTGTGGTCACCGGGGCTTCGAGCGGGATCGGCCGCGCCTGCGTGGCCGAACTCATCCGGCGGGGCGCCCATGTCTGGGCCGGTGTGCGCACCGACGCGGACGAAACGGAACTCGCCCGCACCCACGGCGAAGCGGTCACCGTCCTGCGGATGGATCTCCGTGACGCGGCGTCGATCGCGGCGTGCGGGGAGAAGGTCGCGGCGGCGGGACCGTTGCGGGGCCTGGTGAACAACGCCGGGATCGCCCGGCCCGGACCGCTGGAACATGTCCCGCTCGAGGATTTCCGGCAGCAGCTGGAGGTCAACGTCACCGGTCAGCTCGCCGTCACGCAGGCGATGCTGCCCGCCCTGCGAGCCGCACCCGCCGCCAGGGTGGTGACGGTCGGGTCGATGGGCGGGCGGATCGCCGGCCCGATGGTCGGGCCCTATCACACGTCGAAGTTCGCCCTGGTCGGCTTGACCGACAGCCTGCGTGCGGAACTGGCGCCGTCCGGGATCGACGTCGTCCTCGTCGAACCCGGCGCGGTCGCCACCGCCATCTGGCCGCGTGCCCGCGCCGCCGCCGAAGAAGTACGCGCGGCTTTGCCGGAAGTCGCGCGGGAAAGGTACGCGGCGCAACTGGAAGAGGCCGAACGCAGTGCCGAGCGTTCCGCACGGAACGGTGTGCCGCCGGAGCGGGCCGCGCGGGTCGTGGTCCACGCGCTCACCGCCCGCCGTCCCGCGCCGCGCTACCTGGTCGGCCGGGACGCGCGTGCCGCGGCGGTGCTGGCGAACCTGCCGTTCCGGCTCCGTTACCGGTTGACGGCGGCGAAGCGGTGACCCGGCTTGTCGTGATCGTCGCTCCCGGTTCGCGCGGCGACGTCCAGCCGTGTATCGCCCTGGGGCGCGGGCTCCACGGTGACCGGGTCCGGGTGCTGGCGGCCGAGCGATTCCGGGCTTGGGTGACCGGGCACGGCCTGGAGTTCGCGCCGCTCTCGGCGGATCCCGGCGAGATCCTCGGTTCGGACGGCGGCCGCGAATGGACCGACGGCGGGCGCACTCCCGCGACGTTCCTGCGTGGTCTGCGAGGTGCGCTGGCCCCGGTGCTGGAACGCCTGCTTGCCGATGTCCGCAAAGGAGCGACAGGGGCGGACCTCGTGCTCGCCCCGACGCTGGGTTTCCTCGGCGCGCACCTGGGTGCCGCGCTCGGCGTCCCCGACGTCGAACTGCATTACCAGCCCAGTGTGCCGACGAGGAAGTTCGCGCATCCGCTGCTTCCGTGGGCGGCCAAGGCAGGCCCGTGCGGACGGCGGCTGAGCTTCCGCGCCGTCGACGCCGTCGCCTGGCAGGTGCTGCGGCCCGAGGTGGACCGGTGGCGTGGTGCGGAACTCGGTCTCCCGGCGGCGGGATGGCGTGGCCCCCGGCGGTCGGAAACCCCCGTGCTGTGCGGTTTTTCCGGCGCCGTGGTGCCCCGGCCGAAGGATTGGCCCGCGAGGGTCCACGTCACCGGGTACTGGTTCCTCGAGACCCCCGCCGGGTGGCGGCCGGACCCGCGACTGCGGGACTTCCTGGCCTCGGGGCCGCCTCCGGTGTATGTCGGTTTCGGCAGTATGCGGCCGTCGGAGGCGGAGCGGACGTTCGCCGCCGTCCGCACGGCGTTGCGTCGTGTCGGGCTGCGCGGCCTGCTCGCCACCGACGCCGGGGCAGACGACGATGATCTGCTGATGGTTCAGGACGTCCCGCACGCGTGGCTCTTCCCGCGGACCGCCGCGGTGGTGCATCACGGCGGCGCGGGTACGACCGCGGCCGCGTTGCGCGCGGGTGCCCCGTCGCTGATCTGCCCGGTCTTCGCCGACCAGCCCTACTGGGGCGACCGGGTGGCCCGCCTCGGCGCCGGGCCGCGTCCGCTGCCGTTGCGGGAACTCACCGCGGACGCCCTGACCGCGCGGTTGCTGGAGCTGTCCGGGAACCTCCTGTTCCGTCGCGAGGCGCAGTACGTCGCCGCGCGGCTGCGCGAGGAGGACGGGGTGGCGCGTGCGTGCGAGGTGCTGCGGGAGGTGGGTTAGCGCGGCAGTGGGGGCGGTGTCGCGAAAGCCACTTTCGGGACATCTGACGTCCCGAAAGTGGCTTTCGCGACACCTGATGCTGGCGGGCGAGAGGGTTCGCACGCCTGACCTGTGCGAGGGCGACGGTGCGTGAGTGTCGGAGGCGACGACCACCTTCCCCTCGGGGCATACCGGGCGGTCCGGCTGGTCGTGAGTGGTAAGTGTCGTTGGAACCGGCCTTCCCGCTCGCGAGGCCGAAAAGCGCCACAATTGTCGGTGCGGCGTCGTACGGTCGCAGGCATGAAATTGCGCTCAGCACTCTGGCTGCCGATCTTCGACGAGCTCGCCGACCCGGTGATCGTCGCGCGCCTCGCCGCCGAGGCCGAGGAGGCGGGCTGGCACGGCCTGTTCGTCTGGGACCACGTCCGCTGGCAGGAGCCGGTGCGTGCCGTCGCCGACCCGTGGATCACGCTCGCCGCCGTCGCGTCGGCCACCGAAAAGCTCGCCTTCGGTCCGATGGTCACGCCACTGGCGCGGCGGCGCCCGGTCAAGCTCGCCCGTGAGACAGCCACGCTGGACCGGTTGAGCGGCGGGAGGCTGATTCTCGGCGCGGGGCTCGGAAGCGACCGGTTCGGCGCGGAGTTCTCGAAGACCGGTGACGAGGTGGACGACCGCAAACGCGGCGAGATGCTCGACGAGTCGCTGGAGATCCTCACCGCCGCCTGGTCCGGGGAGCCCGTGCGGCACCACGGCGTGCACTACACGGTCGACGACATCACCTTCCTGCCCCGTCCCGCGCGCCCGGTTCCCGTCTGGCTGGCGGGTTTTCCAGGGAAGACGAAGCCGATGCGCAGGGCCGCGCGGTACGACGGGTTCTTCCCGGTGAATCTGCCGCACGCGGACGAGTTCGCCGAGGCGGTCGAGACGATCACCGCGCTGCGCGAAGACGACAAGAAGCCGTACGACTTCGCGATCGGCGTTCCCGCGGGCACGGATCTCGAGCCGTACGCGAAGGCGGGCGCGACCTGGTGGATGGCCGAATTCCCGTGGGACGACCTGTCCGTCGACGCGGTGCGCGGCGTACTGAGGGAGGGCCCTGCTTGACCCCACCTTTAATAACTCTTTACCAAGTGCGATACTGGACCGACGAGGGGAGTACTTCCCAAGGGTCTGCCCGGTCAGTACGGACACTCCGCCAGTGTCCTCGGGAGGCCGCCCCGCAGGGGTGAAGGAGACCTCGAACTTCGAGTTCGAGGAGGCTCCATGCCCGAGTCCGCTGGTTCCGTGGGATCGCCGGGGTTGTGGGCGATCAGCATCGCCGTCCTGCTGGCACTGCTCGTCGCCGATTTCGCCGTCACCCGCAAACCTCATGAGGTGTCGATGCGGGAGGCCGCCGGCTGGTCGGTCTTCTACCTCGCGCTCCCGGTGGTGTTCGGGCTCTGGCTGTGGCTCGAATTCGGCGGCGGCCAGGCGCTCGAGTTCATGACGGGGTTCGTGGTCGAGAAGTCCCTGTCGGTGGACAACCTGTTCGTCTTCATGCTGTTGCTCGCCGCCTTCGCGGTCCCGCCGGCCGTACAGCAACGAGTGCTGCTGTACGGCATCGTGGGCGCGCTGGTGCTCCGCGGCGTGTTCATCGCGGCCGGGGCCGCGATGCTGTCGGCGGGCACCTGGGCCTTCCTCGTCTTCGGGGTCATCCTGCTCGCCTCGGCGGTCAAGATCCTGCGCGAAGCCATGTCCGACGGGCAGAGCGAACTGGATCTCTCCCAGCTGCGGTCGGTCCGGTTGCTGCGACGGCTGATGCCGGTCACCGACGACTACCGCGGCACCCGGCTCACCGTGCGTGAACAAGGGCGTCGCGCCCTCACCCCGCTGGCTGTCGTGGTCGTCGCGGTCTTCGCCACCGACGTGGTGTTCGCGGTCGATTCGGTGCCCGCCGTCTACGGCATCACCGAGGACCCGTACCTCGTGTTCGCCACCAACGCCTTCGCCCTGCTGGGCCTGCGTGCTCTGTACTTCGTGCTCCACTCCGCGCTGGCGAAGCTCGTCCACCTGAACCACGGTCTCGCGATCATCCTCGCGTTCATCGGGGTGAAGCTGGTCCTGCACTGGGCACACGGGATCTGGCCGGCCGTGCCGCAGGTCCCGACCCCGGTCTCACTGGGAGTGATCGTCGTCGTCCTCGTCACGGTCTCTTTCACCAGTCTGTACGCGCGCCGTCGCGAAGCGGCCAAGGCGGCGAAGGAGTGAGCGATGATCACCGGACTCGTCGTCGGCTTCCTGGTCGATCTCGCGGTCGCCGCGCTCTTCCTGGCCGCGCTGGTCCTGGTCTTCGCGGCGATGCGGCCGCCAAGGCCGCCGCCGTGATCGAACGCTGGCGTGTCGGGGCGGCATGTCCGGTACGGCCGGTACGCTCCCGGTGGTTGAGAAGACAGCCGTCTTCTGTTCGCGCGCCGGAAAACCGGTGAGGAAAGGTGGCTGTCCGTGTCCAACGCCGTGCGGCACGGCGAGCAGTCCCCACCTCGTAGACCCTCACCGCAGCTGGATCGCCTGCATGTCCTGCTGATCGAGGACGACGACGGCGACGCGCTCCTGGTCGAAGAGATGCTCGCGGACGCGGCCGAAACCCTCGAACGGGTCGTGCTCGACCGGGCGACCACCCTCGAACAGGCCCTCGCCCAGCCGATCACCGCCGACTGTGTGCTCCTGGACCTCCAGTTGCCGGACGCGACCGGCCTGACCGGCTTGACCCGGCTGCGGCAGCACGCGCCGTCGACGGCGGTGATCGTCCTGACCGGCCGCGAGGACGAGGCGCTCGGGGTGTCCGCGCTGGGGGCCGGCGCGCAGGACTACCTGGTCAAGCACCACGTCGACGGCCAGCTGCTGGCAAGGACCCTCCGCTACTCATGGGAACGCAGCCGGGCCGAACGCGTCGAGCAGCAACTGCTCCAGCACCAGTTGCTGGCCAGGGAGAACGCGCGGCTCGAACGCGGACTGCTGCCGACCCCGCTGGTGACCGATCCCCGGCTCGGTCTCGTGGTGCGGTACCGGCCCGGCCGGAACGGGGCCCTGCTGGGCGGCGACTTCTACGACGCCGTCGAACTCCCCGATGGCACCCTGCAGCTGGTCATCGGCGACGTCTGCGGGCACGGCCCGGACGAGGCGGCGCTCGGGGTCGCGCTGCGGATCGCGTGGCGTTCGGTGGTGCTCGCCGGGCTGCCGATGGCGGAAACGCTGGCGATGGTGGAAAAGATGCTGCAGCACGAGGCATTGGGCCCGCTGTTCGCCACCGTCTGCATGATCACCGTCGCTCCGGACCGCCGGTCGCTGCGGATGAGCCTGGCCGGTCATCCGCAGCCGCTGCTGGTCGACGACTCGGGCGGCAGGCTGCTGTCCAGAGAGGCACTCGGCCCGCCGCTCGGAGTCGCGCCGGGCACCGGGTGGCGGGAGCTGACGGTGCCGATGGGGCCGCGATGGTCACTGCTGCTGTACACCGACGGCCTGTTCGAAGGGCGCGTCGAGGGCAGCGGGGAACGGGTCGGGCTGGAACGGATGGCCGCCGCCGCGGTGGACAGCCTGACCGCCGAGGGTGGCTCCGCCGCCGTGCTCGACCACCTGATCAGCGAGATGGACGTCCTGCACGGCGGGCCACTGGACGACGATGTCGCGCTTGCCCTGCTCACGTTCGACTCCGGGGAGCCGCCTCGATGAAGCCCGCTTGGTCGATCCGCCGCTGGGCGTCGCTGTCCGGGGTGATCGCCACCCTGCTGCTCGGCGGCGCGATCGTGGCCGGCTCGCTGGCCCTGACCAACCTCACCGATTCGCGCGCCAGGCTGCTGGACGTGACCGGTCCGCAGGTGCTGCAGTCCACCGCCCTCTCGACGGCGATGCTCGACCAGGAGACCGGCGTCCGCGGCTACCTCCTGGGCGGGCGGCCCGAGTTCCTGGAGCCGTACCGGGACGGGGTGAAGGCGCAGGACACGGCCGTCGCGGAGTTGCGGCGGCTCGGAGCCACCCCCGGTACCGCCACCGGTGACGACCTGGACCGGGTCCTGAACGCCGCCACGGCCTGGCGCCGGACGGTCATCGAACCCGTGCTCTCCGGCGTTCCCGCCACGGTCGCGCAGGTGGACGCGAGCAAACCGCTGTTCGACGAAGTCCGCGGTTCCCTGGGCACGCTGCAGAGCCGTCTGGAGGTGGAACGGCTGGACGCGCGGGGGGACCTGTCGGCCTCGGCAGACGTCCTGCGCGTGATGCTCATCGTGATCGCGGTCCTGCTCTGCGCCGCGCTGGCACTGGTCTTCCTTGTCCTGCACCGGAAACTGATCAAGCCGATCCGGCGGCTCGCCACCGAGGTGCGTGACGTCGCCAGCGCCGACATCCACCGTGAGGTCCGCGGCTCGGGGCCCAAGGAGATGCGCGAGCTGGCGTCCGATGTGGAATCGCTGCGCGCGCGGATCATCGCGGAGGTCACGGACCTGGAGCGCGCGCAGGAGACGATCGCCGTGCGGACACGGGAGCTGGAGCGGTCGAACTCGGATCTGGAGCAGTTCGCCTACGTCGCCTCGCACGACCTGCAGGAGCCGCTGCGGAAGGTGGCCAGCTTCTGCCAGCTGCTCCAGAAGCGGTACCAGGGGAAACTGGACGAACGCGGGGACCAGTACATCGGGTTCGCCGTCGACGGCGCGAAAAGGATGCAGGCGCTGATCAACGACCTGCTCGCCTTCTCCCGCGTCGGACGCCGTCCAGGGGAGAACGTCCTGCTGGAGACCGGGGACCTGCTGAACATCGCGCTGGGCAATCTCGAAGACGCCATCGCCGAGTCCGGCGCCCGGATCACGCACGGGGAACTTCCCGCCGTCCTGGGGGAGAAGTCCCTGCTCACGGCGGTACTGCAGAATCTGGTCGGCAACGCGATCAAGTTCCGCGGGGAGGACCCGCCGGAGATCGACGTCTCCGCCGAGCGTGACGGCGAGGACTGGCGATTCTCCGTCACCGACAACGGAATCGGCATCAAGGACGAGTACGCCGAGCGGATCTTCGTGATCTTCCAACGACTGCACGGCCGTGGCGACTATCCGGGCACCGGGATCGGCCTCGCCCTGTGCCGCAAGATCGTCGAACACCACGGCGGGAGGATCTGGCTGGACACCACCGTCACAGCCGGGACCCGGTTCAGCTTCACCCTGCCCGTAGCCGAGAACCCCAGCGAAGAAAACGGAGAAGCATGACAGACTCCCTGGAACCGATCCACATCCTGCTGGTCGAGGACGACCCCGGCGACGTCCTCATGACGCAGGAGGCGTTCGAGCACCACAAGATCCGCAACACCCTTTCGGTCGTTTCCGACGGCGAGCAGGCTCTGCAGTTCCTGCGCCGGGAAGCGCCGTACGAGGACGCGGAACGGCCGGGGCTGATCCTGCTCGACCTGAACCTGCCCCGCAAGGACGGTCGCGAGGTGCTCAGCGAGGTCAAGGCGTCACCGGAACTGCGCAGCATCCCCGTGGTCGTGCTCACCACGTCCGAGGCCGAAGAGGACATCCTCCGCAGCTACGACCTCCACGCCAACGCCTACGTCACCAAACCGGTCGACTTCGACCGGTTCATCGACGTGGTCCGGCAGATCGACAACTTCTTCGTCACCGTGGTGAAGCTTCCCCGCTGACCTCAGGGGAAGCGGATCACGGTGATCCCGGCCAGCACGAAGAACACCAGCACCACCAGGGTTCCGCTGTGCCCGCCGGACGAACTGGTCACGACCTGCTCGACAGCGCCGGTCAGCCGCACACCGCAGTCCGCGACGACGGTGTGCCTGCCCGCCTCGATCCGGGTGAACTCGACTGCCGTGGTGAAGGCCCCGGTGCTGTCGGCGTAGGCATGGCCGACGCTGTCGCCGTTCGAAGTCAGGTTGACGGGCTCACCGGGCGCACAACCCTTGCCGGTCGCGGACAGCTTGTCGCCCGGCTGCACACTCGGCCGGTCGAGGATCAGTTCGTCCGGCTTCGGCGGGGTGCTGCTCGACGAGGGGACGTCCGTCGGCGGGGGAGTGTCCGTTGTGGACGACGGCGGCGGTGTGGTCGTGGTGGGTGTCGTCGTCGTGGTGACCGGGGTGGTCGGCGTGGTGGTCGTCCCCGGCCTGGTCGGCGTGGTCACCGGGACGGTCGGCTTCGTCGTCGGGGGCACCTTCGTGGTCGGCGGCGGCGTGGTCACGGTCCCGGTCACGCTGTACACCGCGCTCCCGGTCAGCGGCCCGCCGGTCCGCGCGTTCGTGCAGGTGCCCGACACGGTGTGGCCACCGGGTGTCGCGTTGCCGGGGACCGTCGCCCCCACCTGTCCACTGGGGGCACTGACCGAAGTGATGGCCGCGCCTTCCCAGGTGAAAGAAATCGGTCCTTTGCACGGGGAGAAATTCCAGGAAATGGTAAAAGAACTCCCGGCGGGGCCGCTCGAAGGTTTCAAACCAACCGTCGATTGATAAGGGGACTGTTGCGCGTTGCCCGCTCCCACCTGGGAAAGCAGGAACAACAACCCGGTCACGGTGCCGAATATCAGGCGAACCACGATACGCATTGGGACGTCCCTCTCCGGTAAGTACTCGCTGTAGCATTCCGGACCAGTCGGATTACGCAAACAGGGGATACGCAAAATGGGACGTGTCATCGCGGCAGGGGTTGCGTTGGGTCTGTGCGCGGTCCTCTCGGTCTCGCCACCGGCCACTGCGGACAGTGGCGGTGGTGTCGACAGTGCCGGAAATGGAAGGCTCGACCTGGCGGTCACCCTCGACGACCGGCCGATCGGCAACGCCACGGTCATGATCGACCCGGCGAAGCAGATCGAACTCACCGTCACGGCGACCAACAGCGGCGGCACGGCGGTCAAGGTCCGCAGCGTGCGGGTGTCCGGCGTCGCGCTCGCCCTCACCTTCTTCGCCTACGACACCACGGCACCGTTCGAGGTCCCCGCGCACAGCCGGGTCACCAGGACCTTCGTGCTGGACATGGCCGACCTCTCCGGCCAGGCGATCGGGCTGCTGCCGTCCACCGTCGAACTGCTGGACGCGCAGCGCGGCACGCTCGGGGAGGCCTCCACGGTCGCCGACATCCGCGGGTCCTTCTGGTCCGTCTACGGCGCCTTCGGTCTCGCGATGCTCGTGCTCACCGTGCTGGCCTGGCTGACCGCGTTGCTCGCGCTCGCCCGCCATCGCCTGCCCGCCAACCGCTGGCGCCGCGGCCTGCGCTTCCTGCCCGCCGGATTCGGCACCGGGCTCGTCGCCGTCGTCTCGCTGTCCGTGCTGCGGCTCGTCCCGCCGGAGCCGGCGATCGAGATCCCGGTGGTGCTCGGCGCCGCCGTCATCGCGTTCCTGCTCGGCTACCTGACGCCGCATCCGGCGCCAGGGCCCGACAGCGGCGAGACGGTCCGCCTTTCCGGCGACACCAGGGAATTCAACCGATGAGCGCACCCGCCGAGGTGGTCGCCGCGCTGCCGCAGTACGAGATCGGGACAGCGATCGGCCAGGGCGGGATGGGGGTCGTCTTCGCGGGCGTCCACCGTTCGCTGCGCCGCGACGTCGCCATCAAACAGCTGCCGTGGGACGTGCTGAACCACGCTGTCAGCAGTGAGCTCTTCGACCGTGAAGCGCGCGTGCTGGCCAGCCTCGACCACCCGCACATCGTGCCCGTGTACGACTACGTGCGCACCGGCCGCGAGCACCTGCTGGTGATGGAGCGCCTCGACGGCGGCACGGTGCACAGCCGTTTCCAAAGCGGTGGAGTCAGCGCCGAGCAGGCCTGTGCGATCGCGCTGGCGATGCTCGCCGGGCTCCACGCGGCACACGAAGCGGGCGTCCTGCATCTGGACGTCAAGCCGAAGAACCTGCTCTTCACCACGCAAGGCGTGATGAAGGTGGCCGACTTCGGCATCGCGAAGGTGATCAGCGAGGGCGCCACCCTCGTCACGCACGGCGGCGAAGTCCTCGGCACCCCCGCCTACATCGCGCCGGAGCAAGCGCTGGGCAACGCGCTGAGCCCGGCGGCCGACGTCTACTCGGCGGGCACGGTGCTCTACGAACTGCTGTCCGGGAAGCTGCCGTTCGACAACACCCGTGGCGCGATCAGCATGATGCGCCAGCACATGTTCACCGATCCGCGCCCGATCGACGGCGTGCCCGCGCCGCTCGCCGCGGTCGTCATGCGCAGCCTCGCGCGCGAGCTCGGCTCCCGGTACCGCGACGCGGAGACCTTCGCGGCAGACCTCGCCTCGGCGGCGACCGCCGTCTACGGGCCGGGCTGGCTGGAACGCTCGCGGGTGCCGGTCCGCCACCTCACCCCACGGGTGATCACCGCGCTCAGCACCCCGGTCGCCGCGCCGGCTCCGGCAGGGGACGGCCCGACACGGCCGGTTCGCCGTCCCGCGCCGGATCCGACGCTTTCGGCCACCCGTGCGACGTTCGAACCCGAAGCCGGCAGGCGTCCCGGTCCGGTGCTCTGGTTCCGGCTGGCCGCGGCGGCCGCCGCCATCGTGCTCGTGGTGCTCGCGCTGCTCAATCCGGAGCGGCAGCCACACGAGCCGTCGCTCCTGGCTGTCGACCTCATGGTCGTTTCGTCGTCGCCGGAAGTGGATCTCAGCAAGACGTTCACCCTGACGGGCAAGGGGACTCCTGCGCAAGTCAGCCTCGGCCTGACAGCCGGGGGGATCCCCTTGGGGTCCGCCACGGCGACACCCAAGGTCGAGGGCGGCTCTTACAGCGCCGATCTCCGTTTTCCTGGGCTCACCCGGTGGATCGTCGGTGGTGCCGTCACCGCGACGGTGACGGCCGACGGCGTCACCGAGACGTTCACGCTGCTCACCCGGCAGCATCCGCTCGCGAGCGCGCTCGGCGCGGGCAGCCTGATCCTGGCGCTGTTCGCCTTGGCGTACCTGGAATCCGGGCTGCGGACCATCCGGAACGGCCATCGCTGGCGGGGCGCGCTCGTCGGCGGGCCGGTGCTCGGCCTGCTGTTCGGCGCGGCGGCGTGGCTGTGCGTCTCGGTGCTGCGGGTGCACGAACCCGCGATGCTGTTCGGTATCGGCTGCTCGATCGCGGGTGCGGTGGCGACGGGTTTCGTGGTCGCGGCCGCCCGCGCTCGCTGAACCCACGGGGGCGGCCCGTCGCACGGACCGCCCCGGTCCGGGATCAGGACTTGCGATGCTTGCCCTCGTCGTCCGTGACCTCGAACTGCTCCTTGCGGACCTTGCCGGAGACAGTCTGCTCCTCGGTGACGGTCTCGGTCTTGAGCCTCGCCCGCTCGACCGCGACGGTTTCCTTGTTCACCACCGGTTTCTCGGCGTGCAGCACGACTTCCTGCTCGTCCTCGGCGATCTCGGCCGTCCCGCCGGAGGCGCCGGTGATCGGCTCCCGTTCGATGCGCACCTCTTCGT
This window encodes:
- a CDS encoding sensor histidine kinase; this translates as MKPAWSIRRWASLSGVIATLLLGGAIVAGSLALTNLTDSRARLLDVTGPQVLQSTALSTAMLDQETGVRGYLLGGRPEFLEPYRDGVKAQDTAVAELRRLGATPGTATGDDLDRVLNAATAWRRTVIEPVLSGVPATVAQVDASKPLFDEVRGSLGTLQSRLEVERLDARGDLSASADVLRVMLIVIAVLLCAALALVFLVLHRKLIKPIRRLATEVRDVASADIHREVRGSGPKEMRELASDVESLRARIIAEVTDLERAQETIAVRTRELERSNSDLEQFAYVASHDLQEPLRKVASFCQLLQKRYQGKLDERGDQYIGFAVDGAKRMQALINDLLAFSRVGRRPGENVLLETGDLLNIALGNLEDAIAESGARITHGELPAVLGEKSLLTAVLQNLVGNAIKFRGEDPPEIDVSAERDGEDWRFSVTDNGIGIKDEYAERIFVIFQRLHGRGDYPGTGIGLALCRKIVEHHGGRIWLDTTVTAGTRFSFTLPVAENPSEENGEA
- a CDS encoding response regulator, with amino-acid sequence MTDSLEPIHILLVEDDPGDVLMTQEAFEHHKIRNTLSVVSDGEQALQFLRREAPYEDAERPGLILLDLNLPRKDGREVLSEVKASPELRSIPVVVLTTSEAEEDILRSYDLHANAYVTKPVDFDRFIDVVRQIDNFFVTVVKLPR
- a CDS encoding serine/threonine-protein kinase — protein: MSAPAEVVAALPQYEIGTAIGQGGMGVVFAGVHRSLRRDVAIKQLPWDVLNHAVSSELFDREARVLASLDHPHIVPVYDYVRTGREHLLVMERLDGGTVHSRFQSGGVSAEQACAIALAMLAGLHAAHEAGVLHLDVKPKNLLFTTQGVMKVADFGIAKVISEGATLVTHGGEVLGTPAYIAPEQALGNALSPAADVYSAGTVLYELLSGKLPFDNTRGAISMMRQHMFTDPRPIDGVPAPLAAVVMRSLARELGSRYRDAETFAADLASAATAVYGPGWLERSRVPVRHLTPRVITALSTPVAAPAPAGDGPTRPVRRPAPDPTLSATRATFEPEAGRRPGPVLWFRLAAAAAAIVLVVLALLNPERQPHEPSLLAVDLMVVSSSPEVDLSKTFTLTGKGTPAQVSLGLTAGGIPLGSATATPKVEGGSYSADLRFPGLTRWIVGGAVTATVTADGVTETFTLLTRQHPLASALGAGSLILALFALAYLESGLRTIRNGHRWRGALVGGPVLGLLFGAAAWLCVSVLRVHEPAMLFGIGCSIAGAVATGFVVAAARAR